A single Streptomyces mirabilis DNA region contains:
- a CDS encoding YigZ family protein, translating to MQDEYRTVARAGVHETEVNRSRFLCALAPAATEQEAQAFIAGVRKVHADATHNCYAYVIGADAAVQKASDDGEPGGTAGVPMLQMLLRRDMRYVVAVVTRYYGGVKLGAGGLIRAYGGSVGEALDTLGTLTRKRFRLATVTVDHQRAGKIQNDLRSTGREVRDVRYGEAVTIEIGLPDTDVEPFRAWLADATAGTAGFELGGEAYGDA from the coding sequence ATGCAGGACGAGTACCGCACAGTGGCCCGCGCGGGCGTGCACGAGACCGAGGTCAACCGCTCCCGCTTCCTGTGCGCCCTCGCCCCGGCGGCCACCGAGCAGGAGGCCCAGGCGTTCATCGCGGGCGTCCGCAAGGTGCACGCCGACGCCACGCACAACTGCTACGCGTACGTCATCGGAGCCGACGCCGCCGTCCAGAAGGCGAGCGACGACGGCGAACCCGGCGGCACCGCGGGCGTCCCCATGCTCCAGATGCTGCTGCGCCGCGACATGCGGTACGTCGTCGCCGTCGTCACCCGCTACTACGGCGGGGTCAAGCTCGGCGCGGGCGGACTGATCAGGGCGTACGGCGGCTCGGTGGGCGAGGCACTGGACACCCTCGGCACACTCACGCGCAAGCGCTTCCGGCTGGCCACGGTCACGGTCGACCACCAGCGCGCCGGCAAGATACAGAACGACCTGCGGTCCACCGGGCGCGAGGTCCGTGACGTCCGGTACGGCGAGGCCGTCACGATCGAGATCGGGCTGCCGGACACCGACGTCGAGCCCTTCCGGGCGTGGCTCGCCGACGCGACGGCCGGGACGGCCGGGTTCGAACTGGGTGGAGAGGCGTACGGGGACGCATAG